The Agarilytica rhodophyticola genome has a window encoding:
- a CDS encoding helix-turn-helix domain-containing protein produces MKKDKNLEEFDYLGSFIRSYRSARGESLQSLANRSQVSRSMIAQIESCQTSPTLAVLYKLSQAMDMELSDLVRPPESQVAIETNREKNTNIVSKKGSAFTCHLLHRESRHFSTEVYSFYFKKFGRTSFAANTRGARKNIWLQEGELTLAVADKVTKLYAKTLITFNASIPHRFICESQPLARGLFFVSY; encoded by the coding sequence ATGAAAAAAGATAAAAACCTAGAAGAATTTGATTATTTGGGAAGTTTTATTCGTAGCTATCGCAGTGCGAGAGGAGAAAGTCTTCAATCATTGGCTAACAGGTCTCAAGTGAGTCGTTCGATGATCGCGCAAATAGAGTCGTGCCAAACAAGCCCAACATTGGCCGTCTTATATAAACTATCACAGGCTATGGACATGGAACTTTCAGATTTGGTACGTCCACCGGAATCTCAGGTTGCGATAGAAACAAATCGAGAAAAAAATACTAATATTGTTAGCAAAAAAGGCAGCGCTTTTACTTGTCATCTGTTGCATCGAGAGTCTCGGCATTTTAGTACCGAAGTATATAGCTTTTACTTTAAAAAGTTTGGAAGAACCTCATTTGCTGCAAATACTCGAGGGGCGAGAAAAAATATATGGCTGCAAGAGGGTGAATTAACATTAGCCGTTGCTGATAAAGTTACGAAGCTTTATGCCAAAACACTTATTACTTTTAATGCATCCATACCGCATCGATTTATATGTGAAAGCCAACCTCTGGCGAGAGGCCTATTTTTTGTGTCTTATTAA
- a CDS encoding SDR family NAD(P)-dependent oxidoreductase, producing the protein MQKVMTITGGNSGIGRAVVERYLKEGYRVASFNRTIGEMNNFVTDYGNSFIEFKGDVRNTVDLQNFYSRCHKEWHKIDIVIANAGIAEAQTIEKVTQESFDKTLAINISGVFFTVQKSLPYLSTSASISLISSIQANKGDDMWCAYGASKAAVRSMTRSLAQGLANQGIRVNCISPGVTKTAIFEKMGIDSKKMQEMLKAVAASTPLERLGEPKDIVNLLYFINSDKASFITGADFQADGGLTQI; encoded by the coding sequence ATGCAAAAAGTTATGACAATTACTGGTGGCAACTCTGGAATCGGAAGAGCTGTGGTAGAACGATACTTAAAAGAAGGTTATCGAGTGGCATCGTTTAACCGTACTATCGGAGAAATGAATAATTTTGTTACCGACTATGGTAATAGTTTTATAGAGTTTAAGGGTGATGTAAGAAATACCGTAGATTTACAGAATTTCTATTCTCGTTGTCACAAAGAATGGCATAAGATCGATATTGTTATTGCAAATGCGGGCATTGCAGAAGCTCAAACAATTGAAAAGGTTACACAGGAAAGTTTCGATAAAACCTTGGCGATAAATATAAGTGGCGTATTTTTTACGGTACAGAAATCTCTACCTTACTTATCAACGAGTGCATCTATAAGTCTAATTTCTTCCATACAAGCCAATAAGGGCGATGATATGTGGTGTGCCTATGGTGCATCGAAAGCAGCCGTTCGCTCTATGACACGCTCTCTTGCACAAGGCCTCGCAAACCAAGGTATTCGTGTAAACTGTATTTCTCCCGGTGTTACAAAAACAGCAATCTTTGAAAAAATGGGAATCGATAGTAAGAAAATGCAAGAAATGCTAAAAGCTGTTGCAGCATCAACCCCTCTAGAACGTTTAGGTGAGCCAAAAGATATTGTTAATCTTCTCTATTTTATTAACAGCGATAAAGCGAGCTTTATCACTGGTGCAGATTTTCAGGCAGATGGAGGGCTAACTCAAATATGA
- a CDS encoding cytochrome d ubiquinol oxidase subunit II, which produces MSEAQWLPIVFMCLVGLATLAYAILDGYDLGVGILLPIDDSTQSKRDTMIASIGPFWDANETWLVLAIGLLLIAFPEAHSIILKELYIPATFMLISLILRGVAFDFRAKALTMHRKHWDICFKFSSLVTALSQGYMLGRYVLGFSDAWAAIVFAIVSAFCVAAAYAFIGGAWLVMKTQGSLQIKSAYWARRSAWLAASGILLVSIINPFVSEHIYMKWFSFPQIFILFPIPLVCLSLFILSDRYLRSVPHAEDFGCWIPFVCAAIIFFLCFQALGYSFYPYVIPGQLTVAEASSAPESLMFIFYGAAVVVPCILGYTIFSYRVFWGKARSLSYY; this is translated from the coding sequence ATGAGTGAAGCACAGTGGTTACCTATAGTATTTATGTGTTTGGTGGGACTTGCGACTTTGGCCTATGCTATTTTAGATGGCTATGATTTAGGTGTTGGTATTCTATTGCCTATAGATGACTCAACCCAAAGTAAGCGCGATACTATGATCGCTTCGATTGGCCCATTTTGGGATGCGAATGAAACTTGGCTTGTGCTTGCCATTGGATTACTGCTTATCGCTTTCCCTGAAGCTCATAGTATTATTCTAAAAGAACTCTATATACCAGCGACTTTTATGCTGATTAGCTTAATTTTGCGTGGCGTAGCCTTTGATTTTCGCGCAAAAGCTCTAACAATGCATCGCAAGCATTGGGATATATGTTTTAAGTTTTCTTCACTTGTAACAGCTCTTTCTCAAGGGTATATGTTAGGGCGATATGTTTTAGGGTTTTCTGATGCTTGGGCAGCAATAGTATTTGCAATTGTCAGTGCATTTTGTGTTGCCGCAGCTTATGCATTTATTGGCGGTGCTTGGTTGGTAATGAAAACCCAGGGCAGCTTACAAATAAAATCCGCATATTGGGCGCGCCGAAGCGCATGGTTGGCAGCATCAGGAATACTGCTTGTATCAATCATTAATCCTTTTGTTAGTGAACATATTTATATGAAGTGGTTTTCTTTTCCACAAATTTTTATTTTGTTCCCCATACCACTCGTTTGCTTAAGTCTATTTATTCTGAGCGATCGCTATCTTCGCAGTGTACCTCATGCTGAGGACTTTGGCTGTTGGATTCCATTTGTTTGTGCAGCGATTATTTTTTTCTTATGCTTTCAGGCCCTTGGTTATAGCTTTTATCCTTATGTAATTCCTGGGCAACTTACCGTCGCTGAAGCAAGCAGTGCACCAGAATCATTGATGTTTATTTTTTATGGCGCGGCTGTAGTTGTTCCCTGTATTCTCGGTTATACAATATTCTCATATCGGGTTTTTTGGGGTAAAGCGAGAAGCTTAAGTTACTATTAG